The Treponema sp. OMZ 790 genome includes the window GGCCCGATAGGATTCGGCTATACCGGAAGCTATCTCAGCCATCCGCTTTGCTGTAAATTTGCGGACAGTTTCATCGGTAACACGCACGGTGCCTTCAATAAAAACTTCATCGGGAATAATATTATAACTTGTGCCGCTGTGTATCTGGCAAACGGAAATAAGAGCATTCGATGTAGGCGGTAGTTCACGGCTTATGATTTTTTGCAAGGCAGAAACTATTTCACAAGCTATCGGGATAGGATCAACAGAAAGGTGGGGGTATGCACCATGAGCTCCTTTACCCTTAACAGTGATGTTAAACTTATCTGCCGATGCAAAAAAAGCTCCGCAACAGGCTCCAAGTTTTCCTTTTTCAAGTCCCGGATAAATATAACCTGCGTGGAGGCCTATTACAGCATCGACTTTTGGATTTTCCATACAGCCTTCTTCAATCATGGGAAGAGCTCCTCCCGGAAATTCCTCTCCCGGTTGGAAGAGAATTTTGACACAGCCTTTAAATTCTGAAGATAATTCTTTTAACACCATGCAGGCGCCAAGAGCCATAGCAGTATGACCGTCATGCCCGCAAGCATGCATACAGCCTTCATGTTTTGATGCAAAACTCAATCCCGTATTTTCTTTTATGGGCAGGGCATCCATATCTGCTCTTATTGCTATACATTTGCCTTTTTCTTTTCCTTCAATAATTGCAACTATAGCATTGCCGTTAACAAGTTTATGATAGGGGATTTTTAATTCATCAAGCTGTTTACAAACATAGTCTACAGTTTTGGGAAGGGATAATTCCAATTCGGGAATTTGATGTAAATCTCTCCTAATTTGAATTATTTTAGCTTCTTT containing:
- a CDS encoding M20 family metallopeptidase, which translates into the protein MYNIIDLVKQKEAKIIQIRRDLHQIPELELSLPKTVDYVCKQLDELKIPYHKLVNGNAIVAIIEGKEKGKCIAIRADMDALPIKENTGLSFASKHEGCMHACGHDGHTAMALGACMVLKELSSEFKGCVKILFQPGEEFPGGALPMIEEGCMENPKVDAVIGLHAGYIYPGLEKGKLGACCGAFFASADKFNITVKGKGAHGAYPHLSVDPIPIACEIVSALQKIISRELPPTSNALISVCQIHSGTSYNIIPDEVFIEGTVRVTDETVRKFTAKRMAEIASGIAESYRAEAKTDYDFKYPVLVNNKEFTEFFIKNTKEILGDDCIEEITIPTMGGEDMAYFLQKAPGTFFLLSNPVVHKEGTIYPNHSDKFDMDESLFYKGTSAMLAAVLKYLDLGGLK